Proteins co-encoded in one Saprospira grandis genomic window:
- a CDS encoding ribonucleoside-diphosphate reductase subunit alpha codes for MQVTKRNGRKEDVSFDKIMRRIYYLCDGLDNRYIDVIEISKKVILGLYDGVSTEVLDKLAAETAASMATEHPDYAILAARISVSDLHKGSSDSFTETMRRLHQYIDPKTGENAQMIADDFMALVEKHSEQLDAAIVHERDYDYDFFGFKTLERSYLMKVNGKIIERPQYMIMRTALGIHGENIEAALQTYKLMSERWFTHATPTLFNSGTPRPQLSSCFLLSMTDDSIPGIFETLSRCAKISQSAGGIGLSIHNIRAKGSYIKGTGGNSNGIVPMLRVYNDTARYVDQGGGKRKGAFAIYLEPWHADVFEFLDLKKNHGKEEQRARDLFYALWIPDLFMQRVEQDAEWTLMCPNECPGLYDSYGEEFEKRYLAFEAEGKGRQTIKARELWMKILESQIETGTPYMLYKDHANRKSNQKNLGVIRSSNLCTEIMEYSSPDEVAVCNLASIALSKFVTEDGQYDFQRLYEVTRIVTRNLNKVIDINYYPIQEAKNSNMRHRPVGIGVQGLADAFLMMRLPFESEEARQLNRDIFETIYFAAMSESCQMAKEEGPYSTYEGSPISQGKFQFDLWDVTPSDRWDWEALRQEILAHGVRNSLLVAPMPTASTSQILGNNECFEPYTSNIYSRRTLSGEYVVVNKHLLKDLIERGYWTQELKEMLIAANGSVQNIEGLPQEIKELYKTAYEIKQRAIIDMSADRGAFICQSQSLNLFVESPNFAKLTSMHFHAWKRGLKTGMYYLRSKAAVDPIKFTLSAKYQQKFVGQNGGSNQALAGRTAAQIEEANSQEGLACSIDNPDDCLMCGS; via the coding sequence ATGCAAGTGACCAAGCGAAACGGCCGCAAAGAGGACGTTAGTTTTGATAAAATTATGCGGCGGATTTATTACCTCTGCGACGGATTGGACAATCGCTATATCGATGTGATTGAGATTTCTAAAAAGGTCATTTTGGGCCTTTATGATGGGGTCTCTACCGAGGTGCTCGACAAGCTAGCGGCAGAAACCGCCGCCTCTATGGCCACCGAACATCCCGACTATGCGATCTTGGCCGCTAGAATTTCGGTTTCGGACCTACACAAGGGGAGCTCCGACTCTTTTACCGAAACCATGCGCCGACTCCACCAATATATTGATCCCAAAACTGGCGAAAATGCCCAAATGATCGCCGATGATTTTATGGCTTTGGTGGAAAAACACAGCGAACAACTGGATGCGGCTATCGTGCACGAACGCGATTATGACTATGATTTCTTTGGCTTTAAGACCCTTGAGCGCTCTTACCTCATGAAGGTCAATGGCAAGATTATCGAGCGCCCGCAGTATATGATTATGCGCACAGCTCTGGGCATTCATGGCGAAAATATCGAGGCCGCCTTGCAAACCTACAAACTGATGTCTGAGCGTTGGTTTACGCATGCTACGCCCACCTTATTCAACTCTGGAACGCCCCGCCCGCAGCTCTCTTCTTGCTTTTTGCTCAGCATGACCGACGATTCTATTCCCGGCATTTTTGAAACCCTTAGCCGCTGCGCCAAAATCTCGCAATCCGCTGGTGGAATTGGCCTGAGTATCCATAATATTCGCGCCAAAGGCAGCTATATCAAAGGCACTGGCGGCAACTCGAACGGCATTGTGCCCATGCTCCGCGTCTATAATGATACGGCCCGTTATGTGGACCAAGGGGGCGGAAAACGCAAAGGCGCTTTTGCTATTTATTTAGAACCCTGGCATGCCGATGTTTTTGAGTTTTTGGACCTCAAAAAGAACCACGGTAAAGAAGAACAACGTGCCCGCGACCTCTTTTACGCCCTTTGGATTCCCGACCTCTTTATGCAAAGAGTAGAACAGGATGCCGAATGGACCTTGATGTGCCCCAATGAATGCCCCGGCCTCTATGATAGCTATGGCGAAGAGTTTGAAAAACGCTACCTCGCCTTTGAAGCAGAAGGTAAGGGCCGCCAAACGATAAAAGCCCGCGAACTTTGGATGAAAATATTAGAATCTCAAATCGAAACGGGTACCCCTTATATGTTGTATAAGGACCATGCAAACCGCAAATCGAATCAGAAAAACTTGGGCGTAATTCGCTCCAGTAACCTCTGTACCGAGATTATGGAGTACAGTAGCCCCGATGAGGTGGCCGTCTGTAACCTAGCTTCTATCGCCCTTTCTAAATTTGTAACCGAAGACGGCCAATATGATTTCCAACGCCTTTATGAGGTCACAAGAATTGTTACCCGCAACCTCAATAAGGTCATCGACATCAATTATTACCCCATTCAAGAGGCCAAAAATAGCAATATGCGCCACCGCCCCGTCGGAATTGGCGTGCAGGGCCTAGCCGATGCCTTCCTCATGATGCGTCTGCCTTTTGAAAGCGAAGAAGCCCGCCAACTCAACCGCGATATTTTCGAGACGATTTATTTTGCGGCCATGAGCGAATCTTGCCAAATGGCCAAGGAAGAGGGCCCTTATTCTACTTATGAAGGTTCGCCGATTAGCCAAGGAAAATTCCAATTTGACCTTTGGGATGTCACTCCCTCAGACCGCTGGGATTGGGAAGCCCTCCGTCAAGAAATTTTGGCCCATGGGGTGCGCAATAGCCTGCTCGTAGCGCCTATGCCTACCGCTTCCACCTCTCAAATTCTTGGAAATAACGAGTGTTTTGAGCCCTACACCTCTAATATTTATAGCCGCCGCACCCTTTCTGGCGAGTATGTGGTGGTCAATAAACACCTACTCAAAGACCTGATTGAACGTGGATATTGGACTCAAGAACTCAAAGAGATGTTGATTGCCGCCAATGGCTCGGTCCAAAATATCGAGGGCTTGCCCCAAGAAATCAAGGAGCTCTACAAAACGGCCTATGAAATTAAACAACGGGCCATTATTGATATGTCCGCCGATCGTGGCGCCTTCATTTGCCAGTCGCAAAGCCTCAACCTCTTCGTGGAGAGCCCCAACTTTGCCAAACTGACCTCCATGCACTTTCACGCCTGGAAACGTGGCCTAAAAACGGGCATGTATTACCTCCGTTCCAAAGCTGCGGTAGACCCCATCAAGTTTACCCTTAGCGCCAAGTACCAACAGAAATTTGTGGGCCAAAATGGCGGCAGCAATCAAGCTTTGGCTGGCCGTACCGCCGCCCAAATCGAGGAGGCTAACAGCCAAGAAGGCCTAGCCTGTAGCATCGACAATCCCGATGATTGCTTGATGTGCGGCTCTTAA